aatattgagCTTCAACACACAACGATtcatcttattttattatttattagtattattattattatgcaaatCTTTCCTTATGCGCCCCGCCCACTCCTGTATCAGACGCCGCGATCTAAGTAAATCTCATCGAACCTCCTCTTTTGTTGAGTCGGTCTCTTGTTCGGTTTCGTCTCGACGTGACGCGCACGAGGGTTTCATTCAGCGAGCTTTTCCACACAAACCACTCGAAGGGCATGCAagcgtgtgtgtttatgtttagagTGTAAAGTGAGTGCCAGCCTGCATTCctgcatttataaaaaaaaattaaaaaataaatgtaaaaaatggaagaaatatCGTTTTTCATAAACATGACTGAAACTGCAATCTGGAAATaatagaaatgtgtttaaacTCTAAGAGAGAGaatctttaaccattttttttttccccctttcacGTACCATCACGCTGTCgtattctccattctgattggtcagaaggtttctatagtgacagctGGTTAACAGCGTCTGCACCAAGCCTGCACGAACTAAACGGCATCGCCTGTTTAAGAACGAGAGCTTCGGCTCGTTTGCAGACTGACGAGTctcaaaaacattcaaatacgccacggtttctatagtaacaccacGTTCACATGATCTAAAAACGCGTAACAAACAGATTtcggacaaaaaaaaactaaaaatacacGTTTAATCATTGGTTAGACAAATCTTTCTGGAATCGAACgtctgtggaaggagtctccagcgccGGCGCTTTGTAACATTCAGCACGTTTTCTAACGTGGGAAATTCTTCAGGAGAGATTAGTGAGGAGTTAACGCTTCGTAAAAGACGGGCTAGAGGAGGAACGACCGTTTATAGCCGCTACAACGTAACTGATAATAATAACTAACTTGTTTTAAAGACGTTCCACAGCATCACACGTACAGcgggggggaaataagtatcggACGCGTCAACATTCTTTACAGCGAATATATTTCCCATGagtctattcacatgaaattttccccagacatcagtattaactcaaggaatccggaaatataaagaattcacaacattacggtccataaataaagttctgtGTGTTGACTTACTAACCCAGatgatattcatttgcacagacAGCGGGTATAATTACTCACGGATTTCAGCTGGGTCCTTgcctttttcttagcgtgttcaagacttttttccccgtgtcattccattttattacacataactatatttatggactttactcttgtgaattctttatatttgcggatttcttgagttcctactgacgtctggtgaaaattgaattggaaatatatttaatgaaaacaatgctcaatacttatttcccccactgtaaccATAAACGGATAAAAGGTACTCGTTGTTCTTTAACTCACTTGTACGGTTGTAATcatttggcaaattgctgtaatacaaaaaaaggaagaacaccctttttattccttacttactcTCCTATTACTTGTTTTCCAAGTCAAATTCCTTGTAAGCGAATCTTATCTGGTGGCAAATACTCTCAAGTCGATTCCGGTTTAATCATATATCATTGCTTGCTAGAGAAaccaatattacacacacacaaactttacGCACAAACGTCTAGGAGTTTATCTTCACGGTCAGAATCCGCCTGCATTCGTAAGCACATCCTTTTGTTTTTCCCATCAGcagaaatttatttacaaatgctCAAACCAGGAGATCTCCAGGCTCACGAGAGCGTTTCGCCTGTATCTTACACCGAACATAGTAGATGAGCTTGTGGTTTCCGAGAAGGCCATGCATTTGACACGTTCTTTAGTGCTCTAAAACAAGCCTGGCTATTTATTTCTGATATCTCAGAAGGCACGGTCACATTCTTCACATGTTTCACAAcaacagagagaagaaaaaaaaagaaagaaaaagaacgtGTTCAAGGCCAGACCACTACTTAGAATCACATGAGCTCTAATGAAATCAGTTACAATCCTATAACTGTATGGGGTTGCAATAagaggagaatagagagaaaataAGTGGGAAAGAGAATGTCGTTTGTCCATCTGTTAGTTAAAATCTACTCTAAAACTCGGTTGAGGTTATTGAAAACACCGTCTAGTCATAATGATAACCTAGAATCACTGCAAACGTGAGTTattagggtttgttttttgttttttttgctctagTCGTGAACATCAACTCCCATAGAAAGACTTCCATGAAGCACTAATAAAGCTATATAAGACAGGAAGTTTGGAAAAGCCAAGATAATGGAGCACCCAGTTCTGAAAACAGACATGCAGGCCAAAGTAGCAGAAACAGGgacggtgggggggggggaataaaaagCATTACGGAGCGCTTTAATGATTGTCTCTGAGAGCATCCTGCACGAACTAAACAGCATCGCCTGCTTTAAGAACGAGAGCCTCGACTGGTCTTCACGCACGTTTCCGCTgtggaataatttttttttttttttttttgtatatgtgtgtgtgagcaaacAAACTCCAAATAAACTGATGAGTCTTTAAAACATTCGGGAATAAAACTAAAACCTAAAGCATTGTCGACGCAAGACACGTGATTCACATGACATCAAGGCTTATCTCATATTCAAGTCATGGTGCGGTTTTGTCATACACATACGTAATCAATCCACTTAGAAAAGCCATGGCAGCTTTAAATTTtcacaactaaaaaaaaaaatctatgaaaactaagaataataataataataataataataataataataataacaaaatagtACATTCCTGTGAGGCATGTCAAATCCCTCAATGAAACACTGCAACAAAATAAAGCTCCACAGTTACCGAGCTACAAcgaaaaatcattcaaatgagcattgtttttttttttctttcattttatagGTCTTTGGTGAGGGGTTAGCATCACAGTTTGGATGCCGTGAGTAAGGATTTGCTCAAGTCTTTCGCCTCGGCGGCTGTTCTTACGCGTTCGTAGCCCAGCACGGCCATGGACTGGTGGCAGTAATCCTCCACTTGTTTGATctgctgaatgctgaggagAGTCCTCCAAGCGCTCGCCGCCAGCGTGGCGTTCCTGGACGACACGATGAACGGCTTGGAGGACGAGTTTGTTCCGTTAGTCATGTTGAGGGCAAAAGACTCCACGTCGTGATTGGCGCTGAGGTTAGCGAAGCGGTAAACTTGACGCAGGACCTTGACCGGGTTTTCCACCAGGTCCTCGTAGCGCACGGCCAGGTACTTTCCCTTCAGCCAGCTGGGAGGATTCAACGCCGTCCTCAAGGTCCTGTGGGTCCTATCACATATCACCTCCATGGCCCCTATCGAGTGGTAGTCGGCGCCATCCTTTTTGTTCGTTTTATGAGCTGCGTCTGTGAGCGGTAACCGGCGGAGTTTGGGATCCCGGCTCCTGACCACCTGCAGGTTCTCTCGGATCAGTCCGTGTCTGGATTTGATCCTGGAGTTGGCCACAGCCCTGGGGTCCCTCACCAAGTGAATGACCTTTAGCTCCAGCGAGGGGTCTTCCATCAGAGGAGCCAAGATGTTAAGGTCCAGAATGCGCACCCCTTTAATAACGATAGTGTTGTATTTCAGACACTCGTCCTCCAGAAGATGGAGGCTCTGCGGCGGACATTTCTTACACAACTTGTCGTCCACCATGCCCACCACGTCCTTCCTGTACGCGGAACACAGCGGGTACGAGCAGATCACTTTGTTAAGCGTGGCGCCGAACAGGCCGAGCGAGGTAATGTTTTTGCCCCCGGGGCTGTTGTACAGCTGGAACACGGAGAGATCGCAGCGATACAGCGAGCTCAGCATGTCCCTCGCCGCGCCCTGCAGAGACACGGCGTCACCTGGGTACAGCTTCTGCCAGATGTGCCACATGGGCTCGTACAGGAAGAACACATCAGGGTTCTGGTTGAACAGCTCGCCGAAAAAGCTCGACCCCGAGCGCCAAGTGGTCAAGACGTAAACGAGCTGCCTTTTCTTAACCAAAGCGGGTCTGTAAAGGAACCGGATGTCGGAGCGCCCCTGGTACGTGGTGCTCCTCACCTGGTGGCTGCACTGCTGCGGCTCTTTGCTCCATCTATAGTTGGCCAAATTCAGCATGGTCAGAACCAGCAGGAGGAAATAGGCCACGAATAAAATAATCCGCTTCCTCCTCAGCACCTTCATGACGATGCCGGGCTGGTCGATGATTTTCACAGGGTTCTGGTACGTTCTGAGTTTCCTTCCATAGTCAGTATCGGTCTCTCGAGGTCCTACAGGCTTGATCTGCTGATACTGTTTGCCTCTCATCTGTCGTGGCTGGAAGGAAGAGCGGCTTCACACCACTCCGtccagtgatgatgatgaagaagaagaataggagCGGAATTACGGATGAAAGCGTGTCGTGATGCAAAGCTGATTTAAAGCAGTTAGAGGGAGCAACAGCAGTCATGCAACAATACTCATGATCATGATCACACTGGCCATCCAAAAACAGTGCTGATGTACTCTTCACTGCACTGCGCAATTAGGCTCTCCATCATCCTGTAGAAAAACACTGTGGACATCTTCCATCTTGACGCTGCATGAGAGGAAAGAACCCACGCATGCTGTCTCAGTTCGTCTGAGCGTTTCCGGTCGTGAACTCGGTTATAGCGCTGGAATAACACCCGCGGCTATGACAAAGGATCATAACGGGACAATAGAGGAATACTAACGGCGCGGTGCTGCATCACGGAGCTTGTTTCACCCCTGATATGACACGGAGACAGCTTCCCTCGgcatctcctctctcttctgATCGATAAGGGACGATATCAAATCCCCAGTCGTTGTCCTTCTCGCCGAtgtgctgttgtgttttcaaaCCGTCGTTCAGTCCGAGATCCACAGAAACCCCCCGCCCACCTCACATCCTATTGGTCGACACCGTCGATTCGTTTTTCCTCCACAGACGCTATTGGTCGGTCGAGGTGTCAGTCACCCTCGTTTTACATAGACGCAGATATAAATAAATGGGATTTATTGATGACTGTCTGTGATTATAATCCTTCTAAACTGATCTGTAGTCGCTCGTATGTTTAGGAATATTTGGTTTACAGTGTCAGacagtttattcattcatttagggATTGTATTGAGAATTTTAAACATTGTAagcctgtttattttatatatatatatatatatatatatatatatatatatatatatatatattcattatgaTATCAAGAAATTCTGACTCTTAATATGAATTTAAAAGTAttcaaaatatttgtttattttcttaggTGCTTATTTTGACTAAGTAAAGTAAGATATTTCTTATTTGTCAattttgaaattaaaaatgatctcAACATatcttctatttatttatttatttgtttgtttgtttgtttattaagttTTACTCACActttcagggttgggggttcgattcctgcctcccaccctgtgtgcatgaagtttgcatgttctccccagctgtagtaatataaataatatttcattttaatataaatatatttgtattcatttataagcacaatcctgaaaaaaaaaagaagaagaagaagaaaaatccatGAGAACTATACCACCTAAAGCTGCACAATTATATATTCCTGCTTAATTACAGCCTGTCACTTGGGAGACCCTGTGAACTgaatatattaatgtttatttcttcTCCAGCACACCTGAATCAACTCATAATGGCTTTATTAATTAGGTGATGATTTATGTCAAGTGTGTTCGAGCAAAAAAATGACTAAAACGAGCGGAATAAATTGAGACACGTTGACCTGTATAATGAGTTAGACACAAACCAATTTCCCAACAcagaaaagaatatatatttttaagatgTGTTCTCAGATGTTGATCATTTGATTGTTTCTTATACAGATGTATAGTTTTGCATGTCTTTCGAGGCAGTCCCTCATGTCGAGATAGCTATTTTTATGTGTAGTGTTATATGATGTTGATTAGATGTTATATTTACTTATGAACATCtacattttttacaaatattctCACTTCCTCTACATGTCGAAGgtgaaatgttgttgttgttattgttgttgttgttgttgttgttgttaaactcTTAGGAAGGGATCCAATCCAGTCTGTGATTATTCTCATTTCCCTGAGTATTTTAGGTTGATATTATGTTTGGActtgtttttgttattctttATAGTGGACGTTATATCGGCAGCAGATAATCATATGTGTTAAAGTTAAGGATCAAGAAAGCAAGGTATTTATCTTATCAACAGAAAACACTTGTAGgaaacagcaaacaggaaaaggctgcaaaatatcaaatgaaatcaaaacaaCGATATGCACTTAAGACCATGCCTTGTTTGTAAAAAGTCATTTAAGATGAATTGCAAACTAATCTAAGTCAACATAGCTGTTAAACGCTCTGTATGTTTGTAGAGCTGAATAAGTCAGGTGCTGTTATGGACTGCCATCTACTGGTGGCAATATGCAACATTTTACAGACATATCAGTCCCTAGTACTTACAAAATCATCACTAATTTGCATGTACGAGGGGATAAATTGCAGACAtaacatctatccatccatccatcttctatagcgcttatccttcagggtcacggggaacctggagtctatccaagggagcatcgggcacaagacggggtacaccctggataaggtgccaatccatcgcagggcacaatcacatacacattcacattcatacactacggacactttggacatgtcaatcagcctaccatgcatgtctttggactggggaggaaacccccacagcacgaggagaacacacacagggcagcggcgggaatcgaaacCTCAACCCTGGAAGGGAGGTGTGagtcaaacgtgctaaccattaagcccggcggtggcttagtggttagcacgtttgcctcacacctccagggccgggggtttgattcccgctgtggccctgtgtgtgtggactttgCGTGTTTTTGAATATAATGAGTGTCAAGATAGGATCGAAGGCCAGGGACTAGCTCCTACTAATCCATTATAAATGGTTCTTTCAAAATTATTTGGAAGAAAAAtctaaaaacacaacataaatcATTATGAAATAATCAATATTCTAAAACTTGATATTAAATATGATAAAACATGATATATCTGTGCCTAACGATGCCCTTATGAACGGTAATATCACTGTCACACACGCCCTCCTATGGCTCactgctttattattttttaaaatatcaaattatCCTGCAATCATAACTGTACATTAATagatcaaaatgttaatatattacaATTTTGAGTggaaaaatgcattattttgaaataaagaGTTAAGATTGTGAAATAATATCTCGTAATTTTGGAACAATAAAAGATCTTGAGATCAGTCTAACTTTtgagacaatatatatatatatgtgtattttttaaaatagtgag
This Ictalurus furcatus strain D&B chromosome 1, Billie_1.0, whole genome shotgun sequence DNA region includes the following protein-coding sequences:
- the chst2b gene encoding carbohydrate sulfotransferase 2, with the protein product MRGKQYQQIKPVGPRETDTDYGRKLRTYQNPVKIIDQPGIVMKVLRRKRIILFVAYFLLLVLTMLNLANYRWSKEPQQCSHQVRSTTYQGRSDIRFLYRPALVKKRQLVYVLTTWRSGSSFFGELFNQNPDVFFLYEPMWHIWQKLYPGDAVSLQGAARDMLSSLYRCDLSVFQLYNSPGGKNITSLGLFGATLNKVICSYPLCSAYRKDVVGMVDDKLCKKCPPQSLHLLEDECLKYNTIVIKGVRILDLNILAPLMEDPSLELKVIHLVRDPRAVANSRIKSRHGLIRENLQVVRSRDPKLRRLPLTDAAHKTNKKDGADYHSIGAMEVICDRTHRTLRTALNPPSWLKGKYLAVRYEDLVENPVKVLRQVYRFANLSANHDVESFALNMTNGTNSSSKPFIVSSRNATLAASAWRTLLSIQQIKQVEDYCHQSMAVLGYERVRTAAEAKDLSKSLLTASKL